From Elaeis guineensis isolate ETL-2024a chromosome 16, EG11, whole genome shotgun sequence, a single genomic window includes:
- the LOC105059115 gene encoding auxin-responsive protein SAUR50, whose protein sequence is MAKANFIRRSSVLKHAVRVLQRISLPLSKMKPAPPMRGNLSGEFEEADRTGMVPEDVKEGHFAVVAVFDEKPKRFVVSLSCLSHPMFLRLLELAEEEFGFRQEGPLAVPCRPSDLEKIILEL, encoded by the coding sequence ATGGCCAAGGCAAACTTCATCAGGAGAAGCAGTGTTCTCAAGCATGCAGTTCGAGTGCTGCAGAGGATCAGTCTTCCATTATCAAAGATGAAGCCTGCTCCTCCAATGCGGGGTAATTTATCCGGTGAGTTCGAGGAGGCTGACAGAACTGGAATGGTGCCGGAGGATGTGAAGGAAGGCCACTTTGCAGTGGTGGCAGTCTTTGATGAGAAGCCAAAAAGATTTGTGGTGTCTTTGAGCTGCCTCTCACATCCTATGTTTCTGAGGTTATTGGAGTTGGCAGAAGAGGAGTTTGGCTTCCGGCAAGAGGGGCCCCTTGCTGTACCCTGCCGGCCGAGTGACCTGGAGAAGATAATCCTAGAGCTATGA